In one Neobacillus sp. CF12 genomic region, the following are encoded:
- a CDS encoding GNAT family N-acetyltransferase, whose translation MGIRKAKVEDCKQISLLLNQLDYPDTELLIKEKVEKFLMDPNEVLLVFEEDKTVIALISLHFIPQLAVNGDFARISYFAVDDNSRGHGIGRKIEEHCTDLALKRNCNRMEVHCHSRRKDAHKFYLRQGFIESPKYFIKMLPETN comes from the coding sequence ATGGGAATTCGAAAAGCGAAAGTTGAAGATTGCAAGCAGATTTCTTTGTTATTGAACCAGTTGGACTATCCAGATACGGAACTTTTAATAAAAGAAAAAGTCGAAAAATTTCTTATGGATCCTAATGAGGTATTATTAGTGTTTGAAGAAGATAAAACTGTTATTGCTTTAATATCACTCCATTTCATACCTCAATTAGCTGTAAACGGAGATTTCGCAAGAATAAGTTATTTTGCAGTTGATGATAACAGTAGAGGTCACGGGATAGGGCGAAAGATTGAAGAACATTGTACTGATTTGGCTCTAAAACGAAATTGCAATAGAATGGAAGTGCATTGTCATTCAAGGAGAAAAGATGCACATAAGTTTTATTTACGACAAGGATTTATTGAATCCCCAAAGTACTTTATTAAAATGTTACCTGAAACTAACTAA
- a CDS encoding RNA polymerase sigma factor, whose amino-acid sequence MSDIRDKEVLEWYEQFQDSIFKYIYMMLQDYQSSEDLRHETFLKAYVHYDSFRGNSNPKTWLFSIAHNITVDYIRKRKPLTILQDVLMFRKDPQPLPEEMVEIKESSQELYSALAKLKDSYREVIILRKIKEFSIEETSIILGWSESKVKSTLFRAIQALEKKLLKEGFLSEKIV is encoded by the coding sequence TTGTCTGATATAAGAGATAAAGAGGTTTTAGAGTGGTATGAACAGTTCCAAGATTCAATATTTAAATATATCTATATGATGCTTCAAGATTATCAATCATCTGAGGATTTAAGACACGAAACCTTTTTGAAAGCTTACGTTCATTATGATTCATTTAGAGGGAATTCCAATCCTAAAACTTGGTTGTTTAGTATTGCTCATAACATTACGGTTGACTACATACGGAAAAGAAAACCATTAACCATTCTTCAGGATGTACTTATGTTTAGAAAAGACCCTCAACCATTGCCGGAAGAAATGGTTGAGATAAAAGAAAGTTCTCAAGAACTTTATTCTGCATTAGCTAAACTTAAAGATTCCTACAGAGAAGTAATAATTCTACGAAAGATAAAAGAGTTCTCTATCGAAGAAACTTCTATAATTTTAGGGTGGTCTGAAAGTAAAGTAAAATCAACATTGTTTAGAGCAATCCAAGCTTTAGAAAAAAAGCTATTAAAGGAGGGGTTTCTAAGTGAAAAAATTGTCTGA
- a CDS encoding GrpB family protein: MRKTKIESWTEEWEKSYSQEKVKLIEVFKDELVDIFHIGSTSIPTIGYAKPIIDILIVVRNIENVDLYISEMLTLAYEPKGENGIAGRRYFTKGKDNRTHHVHIFQVGSEFINIHLDFKEFLIRNPIEAKKYGDLKMNLANQFPNEHYKYQEGKQEFVNNLVKIAKEWASERFPY, encoded by the coding sequence TTGAGGAAAACCAAAATTGAATCTTGGACTGAAGAATGGGAAAAATCATACAGCCAAGAGAAGGTAAAATTGATAGAGGTTTTTAAGGATGAATTAGTTGATATTTTCCACATTGGAAGTACCTCTATACCAACAATAGGTTACGCAAAGCCGATCATAGATATTTTAATTGTAGTAAGGAATATTGAGAACGTTGATTTATACATTAGCGAAATGTTGACATTGGCGTATGAACCGAAAGGCGAGAATGGGATTGCTGGAAGAAGATATTTTACAAAAGGTAAGGATAATAGGACGCATCACGTCCATATTTTTCAAGTTGGAAGCGAGTTTATAAATATCCATTTGGATTTTAAAGAATTCTTGATAAGGAACCCTATAGAAGCTAAAAAGTACGGGGATCTAAAAATGAACTTGGCAAATCAGTTTCCTAACGAACATTATAAGTACCAAGAGGGAAAGCAGGAATTTGTTAATAATTTAGTTAAAATAGCAAAAGAATGGGCTTCCGAAAGATTTCCTTATTAA
- a CDS encoding aminoglycoside phosphotransferase family protein, whose translation MSRMHDNELEVNLSFVRGLINEQFPEFSMLPITPVNSVGTVNHVYRLGQELYIRLPRVKEWADIEKEWRWIPYLAPHLTLKIPEPVALGKPKASYPVNWAVYKWIEGNNYTDDLIHDEREVAKELAEFVNEMHSINVPADAPRAGRLPLLELNKRTLECIDEADDLPDRDRVLAAWEDSCKASVWNGHAVWIHADLLRTNLLVHSGRLAAVIDFGGVGIGDPAFDLIPAWSIFNSKGRKVFQNSIHADKDTWLRARGYALHQAVLIIPYYRVTNPQFVTLAKRTLDEILADLDTGV comes from the coding sequence ATGAGCAGAATGCATGACAATGAATTAGAAGTTAATCTAAGTTTTGTTAGAGGCCTTATCAATGAGCAGTTCCCTGAATTCTCTATGTTACCGATAACTCCAGTGAATTCTGTTGGAACGGTAAATCATGTTTACAGGCTGGGGCAAGAGCTTTATATTCGCCTGCCAAGGGTAAAGGAGTGGGCAGATATAGAAAAAGAGTGGAGATGGATTCCATATCTTGCTCCCCACTTGACACTTAAGATACCAGAACCTGTTGCTTTAGGTAAACCCAAAGCCTCGTACCCTGTGAATTGGGCAGTATACAAATGGATAGAGGGCAATAACTATACTGATGATTTAATTCATGACGAAAGAGAAGTTGCAAAGGAGTTGGCGGAGTTTGTAAATGAGATGCACTCAATTAATGTGCCAGCTGATGCGCCCAGGGCAGGACGATTGCCTTTGCTCGAGTTAAATAAAAGAACATTAGAATGTATTGATGAGGCAGATGATTTGCCGGATAGAGACAGAGTATTAGCGGCATGGGAAGATTCATGTAAAGCTTCTGTTTGGAACGGTCATGCAGTATGGATACATGCTGATTTACTAAGAACAAATCTTTTGGTTCATTCCGGACGTTTAGCTGCGGTCATCGACTTTGGCGGAGTGGGAATTGGAGATCCGGCGTTTGACCTAATACCTGCTTGGAGTATATTCAACTCAAAAGGGCGGAAAGTCTTTCAAAATTCCATCCATGCCGACAAGGATACATGGCTTCGTGCAAGAGGGTATGCACTTCACCAGGCAGTACTTATCATTCCATACTATAGAGTAACAAACCCACAATTTGTTACTCTGGCAAAAAGAACGCTGGATGAGATATTGGCGGACTTGGATACGGGAGTATAA
- a CDS encoding cation:proton antiporter, with the protein MLILQLAIILIASKIAGSLSVKLGQPSVLGKLLIGIVLGPSVLGVVNETDPLAEFSHIGVILLMFIAGLETDIDEFKRSGKASTFVGFGGIIVPLVLGYFAGIILTLTTMESWFLGLLLSATSVSISVQALKEMNHLKTPEGATILGAAVIDDIVVIIALAFLMSFAGGDVNLTTVILKKVIFFAGAILIGWKAIPWFLKKFSSLKVTETVISSALIICFVYAYLAEYTGVAAIIGAYIAGVAISVTDFKHEVFEKVETISYSIFVPVFFTSIGVTVEFAGITDNIVLIAILCVLAILTKLIGSAIGAKAAGFGWNSSLGIGSAMVSRGEVALIIAAIGLEATLLSQEMFAVLVVVVLVTTIVTPPMMKLFFKSNPQQEINQTKN; encoded by the coding sequence GTGTTAATACTACAATTAGCTATTATTCTAATTGCATCAAAAATAGCAGGAAGTCTGAGTGTAAAATTAGGTCAGCCTTCGGTTCTTGGAAAACTCCTAATTGGGATTGTGCTTGGTCCATCCGTATTAGGGGTAGTAAATGAGACAGATCCATTAGCTGAATTTAGCCATATAGGTGTTATTTTGTTGATGTTTATTGCTGGATTGGAAACAGATATAGATGAATTTAAACGAAGTGGAAAAGCCTCCACTTTTGTAGGCTTTGGAGGGATTATTGTTCCACTTGTTTTAGGTTATTTTGCTGGAATCATATTAACCTTAACGACAATGGAATCTTGGTTCTTGGGATTACTGCTTTCTGCAACCAGCGTCAGTATATCCGTTCAAGCACTCAAAGAGATGAACCATTTAAAAACACCTGAAGGAGCCACAATCCTAGGAGCAGCCGTAATCGATGACATAGTAGTAATAATTGCATTAGCTTTCTTAATGAGTTTTGCAGGTGGAGATGTTAATTTAACGACTGTTATTTTAAAGAAAGTTATATTCTTTGCAGGAGCGATTCTTATTGGCTGGAAAGCAATTCCTTGGTTTTTGAAGAAGTTCTCGTCGTTAAAAGTAACAGAAACGGTTATTTCTTCTGCTCTAATTATTTGCTTTGTTTATGCTTACTTAGCAGAATATACGGGAGTTGCTGCGATCATTGGTGCTTATATTGCTGGCGTTGCAATAAGTGTAACTGACTTCAAACACGAAGTTTTTGAGAAGGTCGAAACGATTAGTTATTCAATATTTGTACCTGTATTTTTTACTTCGATTGGTGTAACGGTTGAGTTCGCAGGTATTACCGATAATATAGTTCTTATAGCTATTCTTTGTGTTCTCGCAATTTTAACTAAATTAATTGGTTCTGCTATTGGAGCAAAAGCTGCTGGATTTGGTTGGAATAGTTCGTTGGGGATAGGTTCAGCAATGGTTTCACGTGGTGAAGTGGCATTAATTATTGCAGCTATTGGTTTAGAGGCTACTCTTCTTAGCCAAGAAATGTTTGCAGTGCTAGTTGTTGTGGTACTTGTGACAACTATTGTTACTCCACCAATGATGAAATTGTTTTTTAAATCAAATCCTCAACAGGAAATAAATCAAACTAAGAATTAG
- a CDS encoding helix-turn-helix domain-containing protein — translation MYKLFIVDDEKVVIDGLLSVVDWHEHQVEVVGTALDGNRAYDLIVEAKPNIVMADIRMPGLNGLDLIQKVKSVIPDTVFIIISGYTQFAYAKRAIELEAIDYLTKPIELDEIIASVKRAIEKYDQLRERKEAATQLEQYRSQVEEKHILHSLFGYPLDQILEGYTSCSVLVTDCKSQSTDQLIEMVKLLGNQGAPHRIFSYEMEDHLVTIYFSYGNREQDSGLFDKLKSLYKNILTSPITGISSTYIEITSLQQLYKEALEAYHVGLYLQQEVTDYRHLVNMNNTIGLSMMKRMEQFFLKRNLDLSSSESLIDELLAYSIRENLTPVKSKYLCFKLINHVFEYVQQEFDINVETVLQEEKYLIFKQLNQLRTMVDHKVWLLEKIRKLVDYLSDNQMSQKDKLLYEVKNHLKENYAQPIGLDELAGKFHISPAYLSSLFSKNMGVTLFEYIINMRMEKAKELLRTTNNKISDICQQVGYENQRYFNQVFKKNIGTTPGNYRANHLVKQ, via the coding sequence ATGTATAAGCTTTTCATTGTAGATGATGAAAAAGTAGTCATAGATGGGCTATTATCCGTAGTCGATTGGCATGAGCACCAAGTAGAAGTTGTCGGTACAGCGTTGGATGGAAATCGTGCCTATGACTTGATCGTCGAAGCGAAACCCAATATCGTCATGGCAGACATTCGCATGCCAGGGTTAAATGGTCTGGATTTAATTCAAAAAGTAAAAAGTGTAATCCCCGATACGGTTTTCATCATTATCAGCGGGTACACTCAGTTTGCTTATGCGAAAAGAGCCATCGAATTGGAAGCAATCGATTATTTGACAAAGCCGATAGAACTAGATGAAATTATCGCAAGTGTAAAAAGGGCAATTGAAAAATACGATCAACTTCGAGAACGAAAAGAGGCAGCGACTCAATTAGAACAATACCGTTCACAAGTTGAGGAAAAGCATATCTTGCATTCCTTGTTTGGCTATCCACTCGATCAGATACTAGAAGGGTATACAAGCTGTAGTGTCCTTGTTACCGATTGTAAGAGCCAAAGTACCGATCAACTTATCGAAATGGTTAAATTACTAGGTAACCAGGGGGCACCTCACCGGATATTCTCATACGAGATGGAGGATCATCTTGTTACAATTTATTTTTCATATGGAAATCGTGAACAGGACTCAGGTTTGTTCGATAAGTTAAAGTCGCTGTATAAAAATATACTAACTTCTCCGATTACGGGTATTAGTAGTACGTATATAGAAATAACATCGTTGCAACAACTTTACAAGGAAGCGCTGGAAGCGTACCATGTTGGGCTCTACTTACAACAGGAAGTGACCGACTATCGTCATTTAGTGAATATGAATAATACGATTGGATTAAGTATGATGAAAAGAATGGAACAGTTTTTTCTTAAACGAAATCTTGATCTTTCTTCAAGTGAGAGTTTGATCGATGAACTTTTAGCTTATTCCATCCGAGAAAACCTTACACCAGTGAAATCAAAATATTTATGTTTTAAGCTGATTAATCATGTGTTTGAGTATGTACAGCAAGAATTTGATATCAATGTAGAAACTGTCCTTCAAGAAGAAAAATACTTGATCTTTAAACAACTGAATCAATTAAGAACAATGGTAGACCATAAAGTGTGGCTGCTTGAGAAAATCAGAAAACTTGTAGACTACTTATCTGACAACCAAATGTCACAGAAAGATAAATTATTATATGAAGTGAAGAATCACCTCAAAGAAAATTACGCGCAACCGATTGGCCTTGATGAACTTGCAGGGAAATTCCATATTAGCCCAGCCTATTTAAGCAGCCTCTTTTCAAAAAACATGGGTGTGACACTGTTCGAATACATCATCAATATGAGAATGGAAAAGGCGAAGGAACTATTAAGGACCACCAATAATAAAATCTCTGATATATGCCAGCAAGTAGGATATGAAAATCAACGATACTTTAATCAGGTATTCAAAAAAAATATTGGTACTACACCTGGGAATTATCGTGCCAATCACTTAGTAAAGCAGTGA
- a CDS encoding sensor histidine kinase produces MNFITSFGKKLSIKRKIILLAMLSTLIPLLIVGTFSYFYMNKVIENKISETTTNLLSLIDWNINTFVNDIQSNGEILYASNDSQDFLKQKDLTKEAYVTQGETRDLLITISSNNPYINAVYLGNENNEYLQLSQGQSVYYGNIYEHIRGTAWFKEIMKKDLYGIWFQDDVTFIESSNLLTYGRPIKDLQTLDVIGMMIFSIDKAIFKDMFKDIEQDGEIFILDKGKMIYSNSEDQVKSSKMVERINALAGKKSEVVTINDEDYIVNFDVNKITNWKIVSIIPYKSIVKEFDFLRKVSVILLILTLLIATFSALLISNKITKQLSLLRNVIKNMRKREKLDNIAFDPEDEVGKIGHQFIHLYNRNNELLAELYESQLKEKEAELRTLQSHINPHFLYNTLNSIFWMAEKAKMKPIAKMAIHLANIFKLTLNDGEYITNVKNEIDQVKSYLDIQNIRYDNRIHYQINVDEDLFNERMIKLLLQPLVENAVYHGLEMKPGIWDIIINGKQEEHSLVFEVSDNGVGFNPDKVLKEKTGYAIRNINDRIRLQYGPGYGLTIHSEEGKGTTVCLRIGLEISEEKASAGA; encoded by the coding sequence ATGAACTTTATTACTAGTTTTGGAAAAAAGCTATCAATCAAACGAAAAATTATCTTGCTCGCTATGCTTTCAACACTAATCCCACTCCTTATTGTAGGAACTTTTTCTTACTTTTATATGAATAAGGTAATCGAGAATAAAATTTCGGAAACGACCACCAACCTTTTAAGCCTCATCGATTGGAATATAAATACGTTCGTGAACGATATTCAAAGCAACGGCGAAATTCTTTACGCTTCAAACGATTCGCAGGATTTTTTAAAGCAAAAGGATTTAACGAAGGAAGCCTATGTCACACAAGGAGAAACGAGGGATCTCCTCATTACGATTAGTAGCAATAACCCGTATATTAACGCCGTATATCTGGGCAATGAGAATAACGAGTATCTCCAGTTATCTCAAGGACAAAGTGTTTATTATGGAAATATCTACGAACATATAAGAGGAACAGCCTGGTTCAAAGAGATCATGAAAAAAGATTTATACGGTATCTGGTTTCAAGATGATGTGACGTTTATCGAAAGTTCGAATCTTTTAACCTATGGAAGACCCATTAAAGATCTACAAACCTTAGATGTTATCGGGATGATGATCTTTAGTATTGATAAAGCGATATTTAAAGATATGTTTAAAGATATCGAGCAGGACGGCGAAATTTTCATCCTTGATAAGGGGAAAATGATTTATTCAAACTCAGAGGATCAAGTGAAAAGCAGCAAAATGGTCGAACGAATTAATGCTTTAGCAGGAAAGAAATCCGAAGTGGTTACGATCAATGATGAAGATTATATTGTAAATTTTGATGTAAATAAGATTACCAATTGGAAGATTGTTAGTATTATTCCATATAAAAGTATCGTGAAGGAATTCGATTTTCTCCGAAAGGTTTCGGTTATTCTGCTGATACTAACGCTGCTCATTGCTACGTTTAGTGCATTACTTATTTCGAATAAAATTACCAAACAGCTATCATTATTGCGCAATGTCATTAAAAATATGAGAAAGAGAGAGAAACTAGACAATATCGCCTTTGATCCTGAAGATGAAGTAGGGAAGATTGGTCACCAATTTATTCACTTGTATAATCGGAATAATGAGTTATTGGCTGAACTCTATGAGTCTCAATTAAAGGAGAAGGAAGCGGAGTTAAGAACACTTCAAAGTCATATCAATCCGCACTTTTTATACAATACCTTAAATTCAATTTTTTGGATGGCCGAGAAAGCAAAAATGAAACCAATCGCAAAAATGGCCATTCACTTAGCCAATATTTTCAAATTAACCTTGAATGATGGTGAATACATCACAAATGTTAAAAATGAAATCGACCAAGTAAAAAGCTATCTAGATATCCAAAACATTCGGTATGATAACCGAATTCATTACCAAATAAATGTGGATGAAGACCTGTTTAACGAGAGGATGATTAAACTATTGTTGCAGCCTCTAGTGGAAAATGCCGTCTATCATGGTCTAGAGATGAAACCAGGAATCTGGGATATTATCATCAACGGGAAGCAAGAAGAACATAGCTTAGTATTTGAAGTAAGTGATAATGGAGTTGGATTTAATCCTGATAAGGTGCTAAAGGAAAAGACGGGGTATGCCATTCGAAATATTAACGACCGAATTCGGTTGCAATATGGACCGGGTTACGGACTTACCATTCATAGTGAAGAGGGAAAAGGAACCACCGTATGTCTTAGAATAGGGCTAGAGATCAGTGAAGAAAAAGCTAGTGCAGGAGCTTAA
- a CDS encoding extracellular solute-binding protein: MRKYVNVSIVLLIFFVTIGCSKELEKTANDKMVEEITLDVAIHVANPKGQEPAFYSIVQRFMEKHPEINIELHGTEQKAHIKKIKMMAQSDTLPDIFWVLPSSAKELAESGLLLDLQAFLNDHHEMVENLHPNMLDSYSQEGQQFGLPYQSLVTGIWYNKIAELRELGAFPKNVATQSYFQAVQMFLNGEAAMLDAGIWETKKIEESQIVGDVGFWWGPTFADGVGNQKISSIVPAAPLVVNKHVEKDKAKYEAAMKFLGFYYSEEGAAIMIENQVAPIIKFDGEVDGDNHPVFADVMNVMNDTSWKSKPNQPDLIVSEGIANAMYDSIYGVINGIYSPEEAIKVVDSKIAR; this comes from the coding sequence ATGAGAAAATATGTGAATGTATCGATTGTTCTATTGATTTTCTTTGTGACTATAGGGTGTAGTAAAGAACTAGAAAAAACGGCAAACGATAAGATGGTAGAGGAAATTACCTTAGACGTGGCCATACATGTGGCAAATCCAAAAGGGCAGGAACCTGCTTTTTATTCAATTGTTCAGCGGTTTATGGAAAAACACCCTGAAATTAACATTGAGCTCCACGGAACGGAACAAAAAGCTCATATAAAAAAAATAAAAATGATGGCGCAATCGGATACGTTACCAGATATTTTTTGGGTCTTACCGTCCTCAGCGAAAGAATTAGCGGAATCAGGTTTACTTCTAGATTTACAAGCATTCTTAAATGATCACCACGAAATGGTGGAGAATCTTCATCCTAATATGTTAGATTCCTATAGCCAAGAAGGGCAGCAATTTGGCCTGCCCTATCAATCATTAGTAACGGGGATTTGGTACAACAAAATTGCCGAATTAAGAGAATTAGGGGCATTTCCTAAAAATGTAGCTACTCAGAGCTATTTTCAAGCCGTGCAAATGTTTCTAAATGGAGAGGCTGCCATGCTTGATGCAGGTATATGGGAAACCAAGAAAATCGAAGAAAGCCAGATTGTAGGTGATGTCGGCTTTTGGTGGGGACCAACGTTTGCTGATGGTGTCGGAAATCAGAAAATCTCCTCTATCGTACCTGCCGCGCCTCTCGTGGTAAATAAGCATGTCGAAAAAGATAAAGCAAAGTATGAGGCAGCGATGAAATTTTTAGGTTTCTATTATAGTGAGGAAGGTGCGGCGATTATGATTGAAAATCAAGTTGCGCCTATTATCAAGTTCGATGGAGAAGTTGACGGTGATAACCATCCGGTATTTGCAGATGTAATGAATGTCATGAATGATACGAGTTGGAAAAGTAAGCCAAACCAACCCGATCTTATTGTTTCAGAGGGAATCGCCAATGCCATGTATGATAGTATTTATGGCGTTATTAATGGTATCTATTCACCTGAAGAAGCGATTAAGGTAGTAGATAGTAAGATTGCGAGATAA
- a CDS encoding GNAT family N-acetyltransferase, whose translation MEFELIETIPAKNDFMKLHKTTGWNANGLYTYDQLYSAICNSWFSVSIYHNKNLIGFGRIISDGVYQTFICDVMVHPEYQKQGMGKKIMSALLKKCEEEGIKWIQLSCAKGKQNFYKKLGFVERDLDAPGMSLFL comes from the coding sequence ATGGAATTTGAACTAATTGAAACGATTCCTGCAAAAAATGATTTTATGAAATTACATAAAACAACGGGATGGAATGCTAATGGGTTATATACTTACGACCAACTTTATAGTGCGATTTGTAACAGTTGGTTTAGTGTATCCATTTATCATAATAAGAATTTAATAGGATTTGGGCGAATTATTTCGGATGGGGTTTATCAAACATTTATATGTGATGTAATGGTTCATCCAGAATATCAAAAACAAGGTATGGGAAAGAAAATTATGAGTGCTTTACTTAAAAAATGTGAGGAAGAAGGAATTAAGTGGATTCAATTATCTTGTGCAAAAGGAAAACAAAATTTTTATAAGAAACTCGGCTTTGTAGAACGAGATTTGGATGCCCCAGGTATGTCACTATTTTTATAA
- a CDS encoding VOC family protein: MKINRIDHVSINVNDLSEAKAFFLDLGLEVRAEWELDGEQLDRIVGLNDVKTACVGLGMPDGQTWIELVKFYTPSDEKNIQQPFANTLGIRHICFAVEDIEAVVAKLKKRGTEIFSEIQQYEESYKLCYVRGPEGIILELAEKLR; encoded by the coding sequence ATGAAAATCAATAGAATAGATCATGTGAGTATAAACGTAAATGATCTTTCAGAGGCTAAAGCGTTTTTTCTTGATTTAGGACTTGAAGTGCGAGCGGAATGGGAATTGGATGGTGAACAGTTGGATAGAATAGTTGGTCTTAATGATGTTAAAACGGCATGTGTAGGATTGGGGATGCCAGATGGTCAGACATGGATAGAGCTAGTCAAATTTTATACGCCATCAGATGAAAAAAATATTCAGCAACCTTTTGCAAATACGCTGGGTATCCGACATATTTGCTTTGCTGTTGAAGATATTGAAGCTGTTGTTGCAAAATTGAAAAAGAGGGGTACGGAAATCTTTAGTGAGATACAGCAATATGAAGAAAGTTATAAGTTATGCTACGTTCGTGGTCCAGAGGGAATTATTTTAGAGTTGGCGGAGAAACTCAGATAA
- the mraY gene encoding phospho-N-acetylmuramoyl-pentapeptide-transferase, which yields MSDQIIPALIAFVVVSILSPLLIAVLIRLRLLQPIRRELPSGHQLKKGTPLMFGIILFVGIIISILFSPTPLMYFLSITYILFSFVGFLDDFWKASRQDPLGVSGKTKLIFQFIFTGTLLFYAINEIGVDTSINIYKNISFDLPTVLYFIVITLFVVGSANAINFTDGLDGLLGVVAIPSYFFFFMVSDRSEVQLFCLIMIGCLLGFLIYNIYPAKAFMGDTGSLAIGGSLSFLAVIEKVEILIPILFFIYFAEELSVILQVSSFKLTHKRIFRMTPIHFHFGIKYGWSENTIVTVFGFLSWFCAFICLLYWKFFLNP from the coding sequence GTGAGTGATCAAATAATCCCAGCGTTAATTGCTTTTGTAGTTGTTTCAATTTTATCTCCACTATTAATAGCTGTTTTGATAAGACTTAGGCTCCTTCAACCGATAAGAAGAGAACTCCCCTCAGGTCATCAGTTAAAAAAAGGCACTCCGTTAATGTTTGGAATTATTCTTTTTGTAGGAATTATAATATCAATTCTCTTTTCACCTACTCCATTAATGTATTTCTTGTCTATTACATACATTCTTTTTAGTTTTGTTGGGTTTTTGGATGATTTTTGGAAAGCTTCTCGTCAAGATCCATTAGGGGTCTCGGGTAAGACCAAACTTATTTTTCAATTTATTTTTACTGGTACTTTGCTTTTTTACGCGATCAACGAAATAGGCGTAGACACCAGCATTAATATTTATAAAAATATCTCCTTTGATCTTCCAACGGTGTTATATTTCATTGTCATCACCTTATTTGTCGTAGGTTCTGCAAATGCCATAAATTTCACGGATGGTTTAGACGGACTTTTAGGAGTTGTTGCAATCCCTTCATACTTTTTCTTTTTTATGGTTTCAGACAGATCAGAGGTGCAACTTTTTTGTCTAATTATGATTGGATGTTTACTCGGCTTTCTTATTTATAATATATATCCTGCCAAAGCTTTTATGGGGGATACGGGATCATTAGCTATAGGGGGGTCGCTGTCGTTTCTTGCTGTTATTGAGAAAGTTGAAATTTTAATTCCCATTTTGTTCTTTATATATTTTGCTGAAGAACTTTCGGTTATTTTACAAGTTTCGTCATTCAAACTTACTCATAAGCGTATTTTCAGAATGACACCGATTCATTTTCACTTTGGCATAAAATATGGGTGGTCCGAAAATACAATTGTGACGGTTTTTGGATTTCTTTCTTGGTTTTGTGCTTTTATCTGTTTACTTTATTGGAAATTCTTTCTAAATCCATAA